A section of the Mycobacteriales bacterium genome encodes:
- a CDS encoding EAL domain-containing protein, with the protein MRSLLLHMGDLLVVLDRDGVMRYVSPSVQRLLGHDDLEITGRSAWDFVHDDDQAAGDRALSSAVGRPGPGEPLVLRLRSASGAWVAFEVLPNNLLDDPEVAGVVVVARDVTERQRGERVLQGQADLLELIAAGADVPIVLAALAAWVEQTLDGIRCSILLLEQGRRHGVLRDSASPSMTAAYRAAIDGMSVEVPFSPCAVAVRREEPVLVPDLLADEQWAPMHALARELGVRSCWSYPVVSPATGATLGTFALYADEVGLPDAPTTALMRRASHLVGITVDRHELVTRLGHQARHEALTGLPNRLMLIETLAGLLASGEAPVVVFLDLDRLKVINDSLGHETGDELLVDMARRLRGAVAPRDLVARFGGDEFVVVLPQDGTRTDVAELMASIREVVSDPIVLEGRVITPGASAGVVVASPGQSATEVLRDADIAMYRAKHRGGGGYALFGEDMRQRAWDRLDLETQIRHGLAVQQFRVHYQPIVDMRRGDRVLGFEALVRWQHPERGLLAPAAFISLAEETGLIVPLGEWVLRAAVATARGWSDKVDTTGLTMSVNLAGQQLHAVGMTAIVQELKDAIIPWTLGLEFTESTLMDDTPLVAALIAELASTGARLSIDDFGTGFSSLSYLTRLPVRRLKIDRSFVADLPHKPEAATVVGAIIGLAAKLGLTVVAEGVETPEQRATLLEMGCRFAQGYLFGRPVPEDDALALLRSR; encoded by the coding sequence ATGCGCAGCCTCCTGCTGCACATGGGTGACCTGCTCGTCGTGCTCGACCGCGACGGCGTCATGCGCTACGTCAGCCCGTCGGTGCAGCGGCTGCTCGGTCACGACGACCTCGAGATCACCGGTCGGTCGGCGTGGGACTTCGTCCACGACGACGACCAGGCGGCGGGTGACCGCGCGCTGTCCTCGGCGGTCGGGCGACCCGGCCCCGGCGAGCCCCTGGTGCTGCGGCTGCGCAGCGCGTCCGGCGCGTGGGTGGCCTTCGAGGTGCTTCCCAACAACCTGCTCGACGACCCGGAGGTCGCGGGCGTCGTCGTGGTCGCGCGCGACGTGACCGAGCGCCAGCGCGGCGAGCGGGTGCTGCAGGGCCAGGCCGACCTGCTCGAGCTCATCGCCGCGGGCGCGGACGTCCCGATCGTCCTCGCCGCGCTCGCCGCTTGGGTCGAGCAGACCCTCGACGGGATCCGCTGCTCCATCCTGCTGCTCGAGCAGGGACGACGTCACGGCGTCCTGCGCGACTCGGCCTCGCCGAGCATGACGGCGGCCTACCGCGCAGCCATCGACGGGATGTCGGTGGAGGTGCCCTTCTCGCCCTGCGCTGTCGCGGTCCGCCGCGAGGAGCCCGTCCTGGTCCCCGACCTGCTGGCCGACGAGCAGTGGGCGCCGATGCACGCCCTCGCCCGCGAGCTCGGGGTCCGCAGTTGCTGGTCCTACCCCGTCGTGAGCCCGGCGACCGGTGCCACCCTCGGGACCTTCGCGCTCTACGCCGACGAGGTCGGCCTGCCGGACGCACCGACGACAGCGCTCATGCGCCGGGCCAGCCACCTGGTCGGGATCACCGTCGACCGCCACGAGCTCGTGACCCGGCTCGGCCATCAGGCGCGTCACGAAGCCCTCACCGGCCTGCCCAACCGCCTGATGCTCATCGAGACCCTCGCCGGGCTGCTCGCGTCGGGGGAGGCTCCCGTCGTGGTCTTCCTCGACCTCGACCGGCTCAAGGTCATCAACGACTCGCTCGGGCACGAGACCGGCGACGAGCTGCTGGTCGACATGGCCCGCCGGCTCCGCGGTGCGGTCGCTCCGCGCGACCTCGTGGCGCGCTTCGGTGGCGACGAGTTCGTGGTCGTGCTGCCCCAGGACGGGACGCGCACCGATGTGGCCGAGCTGATGGCGAGCATCCGCGAGGTCGTGTCCGACCCGATCGTCCTCGAGGGCCGCGTCATCACACCGGGCGCCAGCGCGGGTGTCGTCGTCGCGAGCCCGGGCCAGTCCGCCACCGAGGTGCTGCGCGACGCCGACATCGCGATGTACCGCGCGAAGCACCGCGGTGGTGGCGGGTATGCGCTGTTCGGGGAGGACATGCGGCAGCGCGCGTGGGATCGGCTCGACCTCGAGACCCAGATCCGCCACGGGCTCGCGGTCCAGCAGTTCCGCGTGCACTACCAGCCGATCGTCGACATGCGACGAGGTGACCGCGTGCTCGGCTTCGAGGCGCTGGTTCGCTGGCAGCACCCTGAGCGCGGGCTGCTCGCGCCGGCTGCCTTCATCTCGCTCGCGGAGGAGACCGGGCTCATCGTGCCGCTCGGCGAGTGGGTGCTGCGCGCTGCTGTCGCGACCGCCCGCGGCTGGAGCGACAAGGTCGATACGACCGGCCTGACCATGTCGGTCAACCTCGCCGGTCAGCAGCTGCACGCCGTGGGGATGACCGCCATCGTCCAGGAGCTCAAGGACGCGATCATCCCGTGGACGCTGGGCCTCGAGTTCACCGAGTCGACGCTGATGGACGACACCCCGCTCGTCGCAGCGCTCATCGCCGAACTCGCCTCGACCGGCGCCCGGCTGTCCATCGACGACTTCGGGACCGGCTTCTCGTCGCTGTCCTACCTCACCCGGCTACCCGTGCGCCGGCTGAAGATCGACCGCAGCTTCGTCGCGGACCTGCCGCACAAGCCGGAGGCCGCGACGGTCGTCGGCGCCATCATCGGCCTGGCCGCCAAGCTCGGCCTCACGGTGGTCGCCGAGGGCGTCGAGACGCCCGAGCAAAGAGCCACCCTGCTCGAGATGGGCTGCCGCTTCGCGCAGGGCTACCTCTTCGGCCGGCCCGTCCCCGAGGACGACGCGCTCGCCCTGCTCCGCAGCCGGTAG
- a CDS encoding antibiotic biosynthesis monooxygenase: MFTEGQVVTVFRNRLRDDADAQTAYSADATRMAELARAMPGYVEHKAFTADDGERVTLVTFADRPSHDGWRDHPEHRAAQRRGVEAYYETYSIQVGTTDYASARARG, from the coding sequence GTGTTCACCGAGGGCCAGGTCGTGACCGTCTTCCGCAACCGGCTGCGCGACGACGCCGACGCGCAGACCGCCTACTCCGCCGACGCGACGCGGATGGCCGAGCTCGCCCGCGCCATGCCGGGCTACGTCGAGCACAAGGCCTTCACCGCCGACGACGGCGAGCGCGTGACGCTGGTGACCTTCGCCGACCGGCCGAGCCACGACGGGTGGCGCGACCACCCGGAGCACCGCGCCGCCCAGCGCCGCGGGGTCGAGGCCTACTACGAGACCTACAGCATCCAGGTCGGTACGACGGACTACGCGAGCGCGCGTGCCCGAGGGTGA
- a CDS encoding DNA-formamidopyrimidine glycosylase family protein, producing the protein MPEGDTVWLSAKRMHDALAGRALTVSDFRVPQLATTDLTGSVVREVVARGKHMLTRVEGDLTLHTHFRMDGTWHLYRPGDTRNGGPDWQVRVVLANDEWEAVGYRLPVVELLPTAAEDRAVGHLGPDLLGPDWDLDEALRRLAADPEAEIGMALLDQRHLAGLGNLYRTEVLFLRGLTPWVRVEDVTDLPGLVRLGRRLLLTNRDHWEQTTTGSLRRGEDHWVFERSGKPCRRCGTRIVSAEQGVAPYQRLSYWCPRCQLGPAPAPTTVRAPRPLGRTRYTP; encoded by the coding sequence GTGCCCGAGGGTGACACGGTCTGGCTGTCGGCGAAGCGGATGCACGACGCGCTCGCCGGGCGGGCGCTGACGGTGTCGGACTTCCGGGTCCCTCAGCTGGCGACGACCGACCTGACAGGCAGCGTGGTGCGCGAGGTCGTCGCCCGCGGCAAGCACATGCTCACCCGCGTCGAGGGCGACCTCACCCTGCACACGCACTTCCGGATGGACGGGACCTGGCACCTCTACCGGCCGGGCGACACGCGCAACGGCGGCCCCGACTGGCAGGTGCGGGTGGTGCTCGCCAACGACGAGTGGGAGGCGGTCGGCTACCGGCTGCCCGTCGTCGAGCTGCTGCCCACCGCCGCCGAGGACCGCGCGGTGGGCCACCTCGGGCCGGACCTGCTCGGCCCCGACTGGGACCTCGACGAGGCCCTTCGGCGCCTGGCCGCCGACCCCGAGGCCGAGATCGGGATGGCACTGCTCGACCAGCGCCACCTCGCCGGCCTCGGCAACCTCTACCGCACCGAGGTGCTCTTCCTGCGCGGGCTCACCCCGTGGGTCCGGGTCGAGGACGTGACCGACCTCCCCGGCCTGGTCCGCCTGGGGCGCAGGCTGCTGCTCACCAACCGCGACCACTGGGAGCAGACCACGACCGGGTCGCTGCGCCGCGGCGAGGACCACTGGGTCTTCGAGCGGTCCGGCAAGCCGTGCCGGCGCTGCGGCACGCGCATCGTGTCCGCGGAGCAGGGAGTGGCGCCCTACCAGCGGCTGTCCTACTGGTGCCCCCGCTGCCAGCTCGGGCCGGCGCCTGCACCGACAACCGTGCGGGCGCCTCGACCGCTCGGCAGGACGAGGTACACCCCGTGA
- a CDS encoding MFS transporter translates to MLSVLRLRDFRLLFVSQSLSVLGDALIIVAIGLYVTDLTSNPSDVGAVLTAYAAPLCALVLFGGVVADRLPRHLVMVVSDTARAVLHGTLAVLIATGAVRVWHMVVIGVLFGVADAFFRPAYTGLVPQTVPEDEIQQAQALTGMFREVATIASPGLATFLVLGVGGAWAFALDAATFAVSALLLLRIRTRDRGTRVADATVVEDLREGFHAVRERAWVWVTIAVFSVALLTALAPFFVLGAAVAEEVYGSEAVYGLTNVFWGVGTVSGAVLGSRWKPRRPMLAGIVATIPWPLSIAVYGLGPDVVVLYAVMVLAGIGIGLFAVWWETALAVRIPPHLLSRVSAWDWMGSLLLLPLGYLLAGPVAAAVGAVEVTVVGGLIGAVAMALGVLPHSTRTLGLDDDTPPVDAPELQPA, encoded by the coding sequence GTGCTCTCCGTCCTGCGCCTGCGCGACTTCCGGCTGCTGTTCGTCAGCCAGTCCCTCAGCGTGCTCGGAGACGCCCTGATCATCGTCGCGATCGGGCTCTACGTCACCGACCTCACCAGCAACCCGAGCGACGTGGGAGCCGTCCTCACGGCGTACGCCGCTCCGCTGTGCGCGCTCGTGCTCTTCGGCGGCGTCGTGGCCGACCGGCTGCCCCGTCACCTCGTGATGGTCGTCAGCGACACCGCCCGCGCGGTGCTGCACGGCACCCTGGCCGTCCTCATCGCGACCGGGGCGGTCCGGGTCTGGCACATGGTCGTGATCGGGGTCCTCTTCGGTGTCGCCGACGCGTTCTTCCGGCCGGCCTACACCGGGCTCGTCCCGCAGACCGTCCCCGAGGACGAGATCCAGCAGGCGCAGGCTCTGACCGGGATGTTCCGCGAAGTCGCGACGATCGCGTCGCCCGGCCTCGCGACCTTCCTCGTGCTCGGGGTCGGTGGGGCGTGGGCCTTCGCCCTCGACGCCGCGACCTTCGCGGTCTCCGCCCTGCTGCTGCTCCGCATCCGTACCCGTGACCGCGGCACCCGGGTCGCGGACGCCACCGTCGTCGAGGACCTGCGCGAGGGCTTCCACGCCGTGCGCGAGCGCGCCTGGGTGTGGGTGACGATCGCGGTCTTCTCCGTCGCACTGCTGACCGCTCTCGCACCGTTCTTCGTCCTCGGTGCCGCGGTCGCCGAGGAGGTCTACGGCAGCGAGGCGGTCTACGGCCTCACCAACGTCTTCTGGGGGGTCGGCACCGTCAGCGGCGCGGTCCTCGGGTCGCGCTGGAAGCCCCGCCGGCCGATGCTCGCGGGGATCGTCGCCACCATCCCGTGGCCGCTGTCGATCGCGGTCTACGGCCTCGGTCCCGACGTCGTCGTGCTCTACGCGGTGATGGTCCTGGCCGGCATCGGCATCGGGCTGTTCGCGGTGTGGTGGGAGACGGCCCTCGCGGTCCGCATCCCGCCGCACCTGCTGTCGCGGGTCTCGGCCTGGGACTGGATGGGCTCACTCCTGCTCCTCCCGCTCGGCTACCTGCTCGCCGGCCCGGTGGCCGCGGCCGTCGGAGCCGTCGAGGTGACGGTCGTCGGCGGGCTCATCGGTGCGGTCGCGATGGCGTTGGGGGTCCTGCCCCACTCGACCCGCACCCTCGGCCTCGACGACGACACCCCACCCGTCGACGCCCCCGAGCTCCAACCGGCCTGA
- a CDS encoding BNR-4 repeat-containing protein translates to MPAPRLLPVGLLLVATLTGASPAQAADGTLLPRVPGSETQAVVGSGGAWCWFSDPRSVHVPGPAKRTFASWIDAEGSIVVSAYDHTTKRLQSAVVRTAFVVDDHNNPSLLRHADGRVSVFWSGHNGPAIHIRTTSRPGDVTSFAPTRTITSFVPGDSVVTYTNPVRVPGEGDRIYLFFRSGYSHQGYVTSDDDGVTWSAARVVVSNGDMRPYVKVAGDGGSGIALAFTDGHPDELTSSVRFSRYTAGELRGADGRLLGALADGIEAGQGDLLWDGPATGTSGWVHDVAVGPDGLPVVVFATIRSTTDHRYHWARFDGTSWVVRELGPAGGTVATGGRERSYSAGITLDHDEPSVVYLARPGSDPAIAEVERWTTRDHGASWVAEAVTSASTETNLRPVRPRGLPDGLDMEALWMSGAYPHFTTFRTSLRGTAAVVPGQPVATTTRINAAVLSVVPGSSLRVSARLVDPTGAAVLDREVTLLSRPLGLTTWGHVAELRTGLDGLVHFQPTPVGSTEYAVTWPGDDSFSPSRSPAALVRSTRPTTALTAVVTRTARLGRSVTTGALLRTGDGRPAAGQRVELLGREPGTTTVRVLAARTTGPDGRVLLPARLARPTDVQVRFTGTATHVGNATPWRRVTLR, encoded by the coding sequence GTGCCCGCGCCCCGTCTCCTGCCCGTCGGGCTGCTGCTCGTGGCCACGCTGACGGGCGCCTCGCCCGCGCAGGCCGCCGACGGGACGCTGCTCCCGCGCGTCCCCGGCTCGGAGACGCAGGCGGTCGTCGGCAGCGGGGGCGCGTGGTGCTGGTTCTCCGACCCGCGGTCGGTGCACGTGCCCGGCCCCGCCAAGCGCACCTTCGCCAGCTGGATCGACGCCGAGGGCAGCATCGTCGTCAGCGCCTACGACCACACCACCAAGCGGCTTCAGTCGGCTGTGGTGCGCACCGCCTTCGTCGTCGACGACCACAACAACCCGTCGCTGCTGCGCCACGCCGACGGCCGGGTGTCGGTCTTCTGGTCCGGCCACAACGGCCCCGCGATCCACATCCGCACGACGAGCCGGCCCGGTGACGTCACGAGCTTCGCGCCGACCCGCACGATCACGTCGTTCGTGCCGGGCGACAGCGTCGTCACCTACACCAACCCGGTCCGCGTCCCCGGCGAGGGCGACCGCATCTACCTGTTCTTCCGGTCCGGCTACAGCCACCAGGGCTACGTCACGTCCGACGACGACGGCGTCACCTGGTCGGCGGCGCGGGTGGTCGTGAGCAACGGCGACATGCGCCCCTACGTCAAGGTCGCCGGCGACGGCGGCAGCGGCATCGCGCTGGCGTTCACCGACGGGCACCCCGACGAGCTGACGAGCTCAGTGCGCTTCTCCCGCTACACCGCCGGCGAGCTGCGCGGCGCCGACGGGCGGCTGCTCGGCGCGCTCGCCGACGGCATCGAGGCGGGGCAGGGCGATCTGCTCTGGGACGGTCCCGCGACCGGCACGAGCGGCTGGGTGCACGACGTCGCGGTCGGCCCTGATGGGCTGCCGGTGGTCGTCTTCGCCACGATCCGCAGCACCACCGACCACCGCTACCACTGGGCCCGCTTCGACGGCACCTCCTGGGTCGTGCGCGAGCTCGGCCCGGCCGGCGGCACGGTCGCGACCGGTGGCCGTGAGCGGTCCTACTCCGCCGGCATCACCCTCGACCACGACGAGCCCTCCGTCGTCTACCTCGCCCGCCCCGGCAGCGACCCGGCGATCGCCGAGGTCGAGCGCTGGACGACCCGCGACCACGGCGCGAGCTGGGTCGCCGAGGCCGTCACGTCGGCCAGCACCGAGACCAACCTGCGCCCCGTCCGCCCGCGCGGGCTACCCGACGGCCTCGACATGGAGGCGCTCTGGATGTCGGGTGCCTACCCGCACTTCACGACCTTCCGCACCTCGCTGCGCGGCACCGCCGCGGTCGTCCCCGGCCAGCCGGTCGCGACCACGACGCGCATCAACGCCGCGGTCCTGTCGGTCGTCCCCGGCTCCTCGCTGCGGGTCAGCGCGCGGCTCGTCGACCCGACCGGTGCCGCCGTCCTCGACCGCGAGGTGACGCTGCTGTCCCGACCGCTGGGGCTCACCACCTGGGGCCACGTCGCGGAGCTGCGCACCGGGCTCGACGGCCTGGTGCACTTTCAGCCCACTCCCGTCGGGTCGACGGAGTACGCCGTGACCTGGCCCGGCGACGACTCCTTCTCCCCCTCGCGCAGCCCGGCCGCGCTGGTCCGGTCGACGCGCCCGACGACCGCGCTGACCGCTGTGGTGACGCGCACCGCGCGGCTCGGTCGGAGCGTCACGACCGGTGCGCTGCTGCGCACCGGTGACGGTCGACCCGCAGCCGGCCAGCGCGTCGAGCTGCTCGGCCGGGAGCCCGGCACGACGACGGTGCGCGTGCTCGCGGCGCGCACGACCGGCCCCGACGGCCGCGTCCTGCTCCCGGCTCGGCTCGCCCGGCCCACGGACGTGCAGGTGCGCTTCACCGGCACCGCCACCCACGTCGGCAACGCCACCCCCTGGCGCCGCGTCACCCTCCGCTGA
- a CDS encoding cytochrome, whose amino-acid sequence MVRAFGFELWCVFSPDGVKSLYALPEHKGSFGLASYTLLRLKVPEELFSGLRNGPHTMWKTDDVARYLDNLRAAIAVELEVLGDSGEIELFWAAKRLAHRMGLASWMCDEATEPRYLDRLVPLFEQLDAAEAFVNPTQAFRTRLTRYRRELSALRGIEEIVAEIWHARGGERRGDFLEQVVDSYSDKPLEEALVLAARDVVLIHLGSQSNMYAALAWTLVNLLLRPDLLAQVRAGDSALLESVANESIRLAQRSLTLRQVVRPVEVDSGGTTYAVPVGAFVTTMLSVLNTTAAPGLDRFDPAHYRGRILSKDVPLVSKELVSTFGHGAHTCPAGRFSNVTICLAVQALVDALDLEPMFADAAPRRRQIGGVARAERPCRVRYLRRAVAEVVGSR is encoded by the coding sequence GTGGTGCGGGCCTTCGGCTTCGAGCTGTGGTGCGTCTTCTCACCCGACGGCGTGAAGAGCCTCTACGCGCTGCCCGAGCACAAGGGCAGCTTCGGCCTGGCGTCCTACACGCTGCTGCGGCTGAAGGTCCCCGAGGAGCTCTTCAGCGGGCTGCGCAACGGACCGCACACGATGTGGAAGACCGACGACGTTGCGCGCTACCTCGACAACCTGCGCGCGGCGATCGCCGTCGAGCTCGAGGTGCTCGGTGACAGCGGCGAGATCGAGCTGTTCTGGGCGGCCAAGCGGCTCGCCCACCGGATGGGCCTCGCGTCGTGGATGTGCGACGAGGCGACCGAGCCGCGCTACCTCGACCGGCTGGTCCCGCTGTTCGAGCAGCTCGACGCCGCCGAGGCCTTCGTCAACCCGACCCAGGCCTTCCGGACCCGGCTCACCCGCTACCGCCGCGAGCTCTCGGCGCTGCGCGGCATCGAGGAGATCGTCGCGGAGATCTGGCACGCCCGCGGCGGCGAGCGGCGCGGCGACTTCCTCGAGCAGGTCGTCGACAGCTACTCCGACAAGCCGCTCGAGGAGGCCCTGGTCCTGGCCGCGCGCGACGTGGTGCTCATCCACCTCGGGTCGCAGAGCAACATGTACGCCGCGCTCGCTTGGACGCTCGTCAACCTGCTGCTGCGCCCCGACCTGCTCGCTCAGGTCCGGGCCGGCGACAGCGCGCTGCTCGAGAGCGTCGCCAACGAGTCGATCCGGCTTGCCCAGCGCTCACTGACCCTGCGGCAGGTCGTGCGACCGGTCGAGGTCGACAGCGGAGGTACGACGTACGCCGTGCCCGTGGGCGCGTTCGTCACGACGATGCTGTCCGTCCTCAACACCACCGCCGCACCCGGCCTGGACCGCTTCGACCCGGCCCACTACCGGGGGCGGATCCTGTCCAAGGACGTGCCGCTGGTGTCGAAGGAGCTCGTCAGCACCTTCGGCCACGGCGCCCACACCTGCCCGGCCGGGCGCTTCAGCAACGTGACCATCTGCCTCGCCGTGCAGGCCCTGGTCGATGCCCTCGACCTCGAGCCGATGTTCGCCGACGCCGCCCCGCGACGCCGCCAGATCGGCGGCGTCGCGAGGGCGGAGCGGCCCTGTCGGGTGCGCTACTTGCGCCGGGCGGTGGCAGAGGTCGTCGGGAGCCGGTAG